The Acidimicrobiia bacterium region AGTGCAGCCTGGCCCAACTGTGCGACAGCCGCTTGCGGAATGTCGCTGTACGCTTCTGGTGAGGTCTCGCCGACCGGTGATCCAGTTGTCATGCTCATGGCGACGATACAACCCTCGTGAATGCGAGCCTCTCCTGTGTTTCGGCGCCCGTAGCGGGGCACTTGAGGAATGCGGAGGTCAGGCCGGGTCATCTACACCGCGGCGGGTAATGCGACTCGATCTACAGGAGTCCGATCTACCGCCCAACGCGGCCGGTGCGCCTGCGTTCGAATCGCCGAGCCGAAAACGGCTGCGAATCCCACCTATCCGACCGGCGCCGTCTGAGAGTTCCGTCGCTCGACGAGGTCTGCGACCACGGCGCGCAGTTGATTGAGATCAAAGGGCTTTCCGACAAACGCATCGGCGGTGGCGAAATTCGCTTTCGATCTCGTCTCGGCGGTGTCATGCGCGGTAACCACTACGACCGGAATCTCCCTCGTCTTGGGGTCCATCCGCAGATGGCCGAGCACCTCCCAACCGTCCATCTCCGGTAGAGCGACGTCAAGGACGATTACGTCGGGCAGCAGACTTCTGGCTGCCTCGAGTCCCGACGCTCCGTCCGTGTGCTGAATCACATCAAAGCCATCGATCATGAGGGCGACTTCGAGAAGGCGGCGCGTGGCATCGGCATCCTCGACAACCAGCACTGTTCTCGTTTGCATGCGATTCCTTGGGTGGTCTATCGATTATCTGTATCGGCTCGGATCGGGCATTTCTGAAGCCGAGGTGACCAGGATTTTCCGAGAGACGACGATCCGAATCCGGGGTTCAAGAATTGGGCGCCTTCTGTCGATGTTTGATCGAATCCGATAGATAGGAACAACAGTGTCACAATCCGTTGCCGCTCCGACAACGTCTCCGGCATGGACTCAACACACCATCACACGAATCGCGATCCTGGGACTCCTGGCATTCTCGCTCGTGTCGGCGGCCCTACTCGGTTTTGGAGTGCTATCGGAGGACGCTGCTTATACGTTCTCCCAGATCGCTTATGTGATTGTTCCGGTGGGTGCCGGTCTGATCGTGATGGGCGCGGCGATGGCGCTGCCCTCCAGACAGAAGTTTGCCTGGTTCGTTATCGGTGCGGGCGTTCTCTCCTGGGGATTGGGCGAGGTCATCTGGGTTGGCTACGAGTACATACTGAAGACTGAGGTTCCCTACCCCGGCTGGGCAGAC contains the following coding sequences:
- a CDS encoding response regulator — translated: MQTRTVLVVEDADATRRLLEVALMIDGFDVIQHTDGASGLEAARSLLPDVIVLDVALPEMDGWEVLGHLRMDPKTREIPVVVVTAHDTAETRSKANFATADAFVGKPFDLNQLRAVVADLVERRNSQTAPVG